The proteins below are encoded in one region of Canis lupus familiaris isolate Mischka breed German Shepherd chromosome 21, alternate assembly UU_Cfam_GSD_1.0, whole genome shotgun sequence:
- the OR56A3E gene encoding olfactory receptor family 56 subfamily A member 3E (The RefSeq protein has 10 substitutions compared to this genomic sequence; stop codon completed by the addition of 3' A residues to the mRNA) — MTTHQNGTISIEISDFLLNCFVRSPSWQLSFSLPLSLLFLLAMGANGVLLITIWLEASLHEPMYYLLSILSLLDIVLCLTVIPKVLTIFWFDLKSINFYACFIQMYIMNCFLAMESCTFMVMAYDRYVAICHPLRYPSIITEQFVAKAAIFILARNAISTLPIPILSSRLHYCGGNVIENCICANMSVSKLSCDDVTINRLYQFAGGWTLLGSDLILIFLSYSLILRAVLRLKAEGAMAKALSTCGSHFILILFFSTILLVFVLTHVAKKKASPDVPVLLNVLHHVIPAALNPIVYGVRTHEIKQGIQRLLNKG; from the coding sequence ATGACAACAAATCAAAATGGGACCATATCCATTGAGATTTCAGACTTTCTCCTGAATTGTTTAGTCAGGTCTCCCAGCTGGCAactttctttctccctgcccctcagcctcctcttcctcctggccaTGGGGGCCAATGGTGTTCTCCTGATCACCATCTGGCTGGAGGCCTCTCTGCACGAGCCCATGTACTACCTGCTCAGCATCCTCTCCCTATTGGACATCGTGCTCTGCCTCACTGTCATCCCCAAAGTCCTGACCATATTCTGGTTTGATCTCAAGTCCATCAACTTTTATGCTTGCTTCATTCAGATGTACATCATGAATTGCTTCCTTGCCATGGAGTCCTGCACATTCATggtcatggcctatgaccgctatgtggccatctgccaccCACTGAGGTACCCATCCATCATCACAGAACAATTTGTAGTGAAGgctgccatttttattttggcCAGGAATGCTATTTCTTCAGTGCCTATTCCCATTCTATCATCCAGACTCCATTATTGTGGGGGAAATGTCATTGAGAATTGCATCTGTGCCAATATGTCTGTCTCCAAGCTCTCCTGTGATGATGTCACCATCAATCGCCTTTACCAGTTTGCTGCAGGCTGGACAATTCTAGGATCTGATCTCATCTTTATCTTCCTCTCCTACAGCCTTATACTGCGAGCTGTGCTGAGACTCAAGGCAGAGGGTGCTATGGCCAAAGCCCTGAGCACATGTGGTTCTCACTTCATCCTTATCCTCTTCTTCAGCACTATCCTTCTGGTCTTCGTGCTCACTCATGTGGCAAAGAAGAAAGTCTCCCCTGATGTGCCAGTCTTGCTCAATGTTCTCCACCATGTCATTCCTGCAGCCCTCAATCCCATTGTTTATGGAGTGAGAACTCAGGAGATCAAGCAAGGAATCCAGAGATTACTAAACAAAGGATG
- the LOC119864894 gene encoding olfactory receptor 56A3-like, protein MTAHQNGTISIVVSNFLLNCLVRSPSWKFWLSLPLSFLFLLAMGANGVLLVTIQLEASLHEPMYYLLSILSLLDIVLCLTVIPKVLAIFWFDLRSISFSACFIQMYIMNCFLGMESCTFMVMAYDRYVAICHPLRYSSIITDQFVARAAMFILARNALLTMFIPILSAQLHYCGKNIIENCICANLSVSKLSCDNVALNRIYQLTVAWTLLGSDLVLIFLSYILILRAILRLKAKGAAAKALSTCGSHFILILFFSTILLVFVFTHMAKKRVSPDIPILLNVLHHVIPAALNPIVYGVRTQEIKEGIRKLLRRVVERCK, encoded by the coding sequence ATGACAGCGCACCAAAATGGCACCATCTCCATTGTGGTTTCCAACTTCCTCCTGAATTGTTTAGTCAGGTCTCCCAGCTGGAAGTTCTGGTTGTCCCTGCCCCTaagcttcctcttcctcctggccaTGGGGGCCAATGGTGTTCTCCTGGTCACCATCCAGCTGGAGGCCTCTCTGCATGAGCCCATGTACTACCTGCTCAGCATCCTCTCTCTGCTGGACATCGTCCTCTGCCTGACTGTTATACCCAAGGTCCTGGCCATCTTCTGGTTTGATCTCAGGTCCATCAGCTTCTCTGCCTGCTTCATTCAGATGTACATCATGAATTGCTTCCTTGGCATGGAGTCTTGCACATTCATggtcatggcctatgaccgctatgtggccatctgccaccCACTGAGGTACTCTTCCATCATCACTGATCAATTTGTAGCTAGGGCTGCTATGTTTATTTTGGCGAGGAATGCACTTCTTACTATGTTCATTCCTATCCTCTCTGCCCAGCTCCATTAttgtggaaaaaatataattgagaacTGTATCTGTGCCAACCTCTCTGTGTCCAAGCTCTCCTGTGATAATGTTGCCCTTAACAGAATATACCAGTTAACTGTAGCCTGGACTCTTCTGGGCTCTGACCTCGTCCTCATCTTCCTCTCCTACATCCTCATCCTAAGAGCCATTCTTAGACTTAAGGCAAAAGGGGCAGCTGCCAAAGCTCTGAGCACATGCGGCTCTCACTTCATTCTCATCCTGTTCTTTAGCACCATCctgctggtttttgtttttacccaCATGGCTAAGAAAAGAGTTTCCCCTGATATTCCCATCTTACTTAATGTCCTACACCATGTAATTCCTGCAGCTCTCAATCCCATTGTCTATGGGGTACGAACCCAGGAGATTAAAGAGGGAATTAGGAAGTTACTGAGAAGGGTAGTAGAGAGATGCAAGTAA